A region from the Panicum hallii strain FIL2 chromosome 1, PHallii_v3.1, whole genome shotgun sequence genome encodes:
- the LOC112901981 gene encoding cationic peroxidase 1-like → MASSTTAAGRHFCFLLALLLLSATAHGQLSKTFYAASCPPLDQIVRDEVSRALFRDPPPLGGRRMGASLLRLFFHDCFVQGCDASVLLDVDVTKGILLSEKDAGPNANSLRGFEVVDAIKSQVEAACPGVVSCADILALATREAVVALNGTTWPLLLGRRDSRTANQSQANSDLPSPGSNLDTLIAAFARKGFTATELVALSGAHTVGLAHCVNVDQSQMQRCRVPTADGLMAALDDQTPERFDSAYYDKLGKRGLLRSDRVLTSRPDLDAQVRSYSASEAAFFADFASAMKKMSEVGVLTGANGEVRAYCRRIN, encoded by the exons ATGGCTTcgtccaccaccgccgccggccgccatttTTGCTTCCTTCTCGCGCTTCTCCTCCTCTCCGCCACCGCCCACGGGCAGCTCTCGAAGACGTTCTACGCCGCGAGCTGCCCGCCGCTGGATCAAATCGTTAGGGACGAGGTGTCCCGCGCCTTGTTCAGGGACCCGCCGCCCCTCGGCGGGCGCCGGATGGGCGCCTCCCTCCTCCGGCTCTTCTTCCACGACTGCTTCGTGCAGGGCTGCGACGCCTCGGTTCTCCTGGACGTGGACGTGACCAAGGGCATACTCCTCAGCGAGAAGGATGCCGGGCCCAACGCCAACTCCCTCCGCGGCTTCGAGGTCGTCGACGCCATCAAGTCCCAGGTCGAGGCCGCCTGCCCCGGCGTTGTCTCCTGCGCTGACATCCTCGCCCTCGCCACCCGGGAAGCCGTCGTTGCC CTCAACGGAACGACATGGCCGTTGCTGCTAGGCCGGCGCGACTCCAGGACGGCGAACCAGAGCCAAGCGAACAGCGACCTCCCGTCGCCGGGCTCCAACCTCGACACGCTCATCGCGGCGTTCGCCAGGAAGGGCTTCACCGCGACGGAGCTGGTGGCGCTCTCCGGCGCGCACACCGTCGGCCTGGCGCACTGCGTGAACGTCGACCAGAGCCAGATGCAGAGGTGCCGGGTGCCCACCGCGGACGGCCTCATGGCGGCGCTCGATGACCAGACGCCCGAGAGGTTTGACAGCGCCTACTACGACAAGCTGGGCAAGCGCGGCCTGCTGCGCTCCGACCGGGTGCTCACGAGCCGCCCCGACCTGGACGCGCAAGTGCGGAGCTACAGCGCGAGCGAGGCCGCCTTCTTCGCCGACTTCGCCAGCGCGATGAAGAAGATGTCGGAGGTGGGCGTCCTCACCGGAGCCAATGGCGAGGTCAGGGCCTACTGCAGGAGGATCAACTAG
- the LOC112901948 gene encoding peroxidase 70-like encodes MASTSSFRAWHCLLALSLLSSAARGQLSPTFYATSCPMLELIVRATMTTAIVAERRMGASLLRLFFHDCFVQGCDASILLDDITGSFTGEKGAGPNVNSVRGFEVIDQIKANVEAVCPGVVSCADIVALAARDGTLLLGGPTWAVPLGRRDSTTASLNQANSDLPAPTSSLAALITSFGNKGLSARDLTALSGAHTIGFSQCLNFRDHIYNDTNVDSAFAALRRGSCPAAQGSGDTNLAPLDAQTQLVFDTAYYGNLLVRRGLLHSDQELFNGGSQDALVTQYSSNPALFAADFVTAMIKMGSISPLTGTAGQIRANCRVVNSS; translated from the exons ATGGCTTCCACCAGCAGCTTCAGGGCCTGGCATTGCTTGCTTGCCCTCTCCCTTCTGTCCTCAGCGGCGAGAGGGCAGCTCTCGCCGACGTTCTATGCGACGAGCTGCCCGATGCTGGAGCTCATCGTGCGCGCCACCATGACCACAGCCATCGTCGCCGAGCGCCGGATGGGCGCCTCCCTCCTGAGGCTCTTCTTCCACGACTGCTTCGTTCAG gGTTGCGATGCTTCGATTCTTCTGGACGACATCACCGGGAGCTTTACCGGCGAGAAGGGCGCCGGCCCCAACGTCAACTCCGTCCGCGGCTTCGAGGTCATCGACCAGATCAAGGCGAACGTCGAGGCCGTCTGCCCCGGCGTCGTCTCCTGCGCCGACATCGTCGCCCTCGCCGCGCGCGACGGCACCTTGCTG CTCGGCGGACCAACCTGGGCCGTGCCACTCGGCCGGCGGGACTCGACGACGGCGAGCCTGAACCAGGCGAACAGCGACCTCCCGGCACCGACGTCCAGCCTGGCCGCGCTCATCACGTCGTTCGGCAACAAGGGCCTGAGCGCGCGCGACCTGACGGCGCTCTCCGGCGCGCACACCATCGGCTTCTCGCAGTGCCTCAACTTCCGCGACCACATCTACAACGACACCAACGTAGACTCGGCGTTCGCCGCGCTGCGCCGGGGCAGCTGCCCCGCCGCGCAGGGCTCCGGCGACACCAACCTGGCGCCGCTCGACGCGCAGACGCAGCTGGTCTTCGACACCGCTTACTACGGCAACCTCCTCGTCCGGCGCGGCCTGCTGCACTCGGACCAGGAGCTCTTCAACGGCGGGTCGCAGGACGCGCTGGTGACGCAGTACAGCTCCAACCCAGCCCTCTTCGCCGCCGACTTCGTCACCGCCATGATAAAGATGGGAAGCATCAGCCCGCTCACCGGAACCGCCGGCCAGATCAGGGCCAACTGCAGGGTGGTCAACAGCAGCTGA